One part of the Arabidopsis thaliana chromosome 4, partial sequence genome encodes these proteins:
- a CDS encoding SNARE-like superfamily protein (SNARE-like superfamily protein; INVOLVED IN: intracellular protein transport, transport; LOCATED IN: clathrin vesicle coat, plasma membrane; EXPRESSED IN: cultured cell; CONTAINS InterPro DOMAIN/s: Longin-like (InterPro:IPR011012); BEST Arabidopsis thaliana protein match is: SNARE-like superfamily protein (TAIR:AT3G09800.1); Has 30201 Blast hits to 17322 proteins in 780 species: Archae - 12; Bacteria - 1396; Metazoa - 17338; Fungi - 3422; Plants - 5037; Viruses - 0; Other Eukaryotes - 2996 (source: NCBI BLink).): protein MAGTNDSCPLVKNILLLDSEGKRVAVKYYSDDWATNASKLAFEKYVFSKTSKTNARTEAEITLLESNIVVYKFAQDLHFFVTGGENENELVLSSVLQGFFDAVALLLRNNVEKMEALENLDLIFLCLDEMVDQGMVLETDANVIAGKVAMQSAEASGSLSEQTLTQALATAREHLARSLLT, encoded by the exons atGGCAGGGACTAAT GATTCTTGTCCTTTGGTAAAGaacattcttcttctagaCTCTGAAGGAAAGCGTGTGGCTGTCAAGTATTACTCCGATGATTGGGCAACTAATGCTTCCAAGTTagcttttgaaaaatatgtcTTCTCGAAAACCTCCAAGACCAATGCTCGCACAGAAG CTGAGATCACACTGTTGGAGAGTAATATTGTTGTCTATAAGTTTGCCCAGGACCTGCATTTCTTTGTTACTGGAGGTGAAAATGAAAACGAGCTCGTCTTATCATCTGTTCTTCAAGGCTTTTTTGATGCTGTTGCGTTACTTCTGAG GAACAATGTTGAAAAGATGGAAGCCCTTGAAAACTTGGATCTCATCTTTTTGTGCCTTGATGAGATGGTTGATCAAGG GATGGTACTTGAAACAGACGCGAATGTTATTGCGGGGAAAGTAGCAATGCAAAGCGCAGAAGCAAGTGGTTCACTCTCTGAACAG ACATTAACTCAAGCATTGGCAACAGCTCGGGAGCACCTTGCGAGAAGTCTTCTTACATAA
- a CDS encoding non-specific lipid-transfer-like protein (Bifunctional inhibitor/lipid-transfer protein/seed storage 2S albumin superfamily protein; FUNCTIONS IN: lipid binding; INVOLVED IN: lipid transport; LOCATED IN: cellular_component unknown; EXPRESSED IN: stem, petal, flower, stamen; EXPRESSED DURING: 4 anthesis, petal differentiation and expansion stage; CONTAINS InterPro DOMAIN/s: Bifunctional inhibitor/plant lipid transfer protein/seed storage (InterPro:IPR016140), Plant lipid transfer protein/hydrophobic protein, helical domain (InterPro:IPR013770); Has 27 Blast hits to 27 proteins in 10 species: Archae - 0; Bacteria - 0; Metazoa - 0; Fungi - 0; Plants - 27; Viruses - 0; Other Eukaryotes - 0 (source: NCBI BLink).): MSKSIFVVCITLLVVLSPTLNAKMVTYPNGDRHCVMAQGQVISACLQQANGLPHADCCYAINDVNRYVETIYGRLALCKCFQEILKDSRFTKLIGMPEKCAIPNAVPFDPKTDCDRFVEHIWLKMF, from the coding sequence ATGAGCAAATCaatctttgttgtttgtatcACTTTATTGGTTGTTCTATCCCCAACTCTAAATGCTAAAATGGTGACTTACCCGAATGGTGATAGACACTGTGTAATGGCCCAAGGCCAAGTGATAAGTGCATGCTTGCAACAAGCCAACGGACTACCACATGCGGATTGTTGCTATGCCATAAACGATGTAAACAGATATGTAGAGACAATCTACGGTCGTTTAGCTCTTTGCAAATGTTTCCAGGAAATTCTAAAAGATTCTCGATTTACAAAACTTATTGGTATGCCTGAAAAATGTGCCATTCCTAATGCTGTGCCTTTTGACCCCAAAACGGATTGTGACAGGTTTGTAGAACATATTTGgcttaaaatgttttga
- a CDS encoding F-box SKIP17-like protein, translating to MDPLCYSHIDLTKAFKYVDDRVLHTLLNRSGKQLRSLKLGRVDAPGSVFRSSCLPPLIHYRNSASRSLKLGRDAPSPGCFFTRSCLDPLKLTGNLLTSLHIYFLGFMNMDSLLDSLSACSNLTDLKIVGVNVLLEPILELLARKCCLIEHLFLDNCYQGMITYPTIKLFVTNCLKITSLTLLDFRLNDAMAQILVTGFRILKYINLSNTAGITGSFLRNLGHRSNDSPLQTLILRDCFSLQEREVVEFLNSLIGETSDPLDTLMYQATTV from the exons ATGGACCCTTTATGTTACTCTCATATTGACTTGACAAAAGCATTTAAATATGTTGATGACCGTGTTTTGCATACTTTGCTCAATCGTTCTGGAAAACAACTCAG ATCCCTTAAACTTGGTCGTGTTGATGCTCCCGGATCTGTGTTTAGAAGTTCTTGTCTTCCTCCATTAATACATTATAGGAATAGTGCGAGCAGATCCCTTAAACTTGGTCGTGATGCTCCTAGTCCTGGATGTTTTTTTACAAGATCTTGTCTTGATCCACTAAAACTTACGGG GAATCTTTTGACAAGTCTACACATTTACTTTCTTGGATTCATGAACATGGATTCCTTATTGGATTCATTGTCAGCCTGCTCGAATCTAACCGATTTGAAGATTGTTGGAGT GAATGTTTTGTTAGAGCCTATATTAGAGTTACTTGCGAGAAAGTGTTGCTTGATAGAGCATCTGTTCTTAGATAACTGTTATCAAG gcATGATAACATATCCAACCATCAAATTGTTTGTGACCAACTGCCTCAAGATAACTTCTCTAACACTCCTAGATTTTAGGCTAAATGACGCAATGGCCCAAATCCTTGTTACG GGTTTTCGCATACTGAAATATATCAATCTATCCAACACAGCTGGAATCACTGGAAGCTTTTTGAG GAATTTGGGACATAGATCTAATGACAGTCCTCTACAGACACTAATACTACGtgattgtttttctcttcaagAG AGAGAAGTTGTGGAGTTTTTGAATTCACTAATCGGGGAAACGTCAGATCCATTAGATACATT GATGTATCAAGCAACAACGGTTTAG
- a CDS encoding mediator of RNA polymerase II transcription subunit-like protein, which translates to MEKREPSLVPEWLRSSGHGSGVGSSNSLSDSLRNSKNRNARSRSDADSVGSPFLDRSSSTNTRRGSSNGSTKHAYSSFNFNRSNRDKDRSREKDRMSYMDPWDNDSSMPFGTFLIGRGEEPLRRSHSMTTRKQGNHLAQGFTVGYKNGGNINTFNGHGILPGTSPVKSSKRMGFNKDFPLLRGEERNGGPDVVRISSPGRSPTAQSLSVANPALIIGEGWTSALAEVPNVIEKSGGAESHANVGNSATLSGPACRNMAEALVQAPGRTGTPPQAQTLEDRAIRQSRQLIPVVPSAPKGSVHNSSDKSKTKPMFRSGETGLASSRNTQQQSSVMLGNMQSNPGSQIKPDTTKKLVILKPARENGVVAGGSPPNSRVAASQPTTAPSTQFTASVRSTNGPRDLRGASVNMLAGKAAEKKLSLAQTQSRHAFYSALKQKTCTNISTDPSKTSSCILSSVEEQANSSKELVASDPSSPQAAERDEIMESVEKVSNVAERISRFESAVRPDPKEAAFLKSLGWDENDSDEYTHTMEEMREWVKDTTTLFLGFF; encoded by the exons ATGGAAAAACGCGAACCCTCTTTAGTTCCTGAATGGTTGAGAAGTTCAGGACATGGTTCTGGTGTTGGGAGTTCAAATTCTCTTTCAG ATTCTTTACGTAATAGCAAGAATAGGAATGCTAGGAGCAGAAGTGATGCTGATTCAGTTGGGTCTCCTTTTCTCGACCGGTCTTCTTCCACCAATACGAGGAGGGGATCTAGTAATGGGTCTACAAAACATGCATATAGTAGTTTCAACTTTAATAGGAGCAACAGAGATAAAGATCGGAGCAGGGAGAAGGATAGGATGAGCTACATGGATCCATGGGACAATGATAGTTCTATGCCTTTTGGAACCTTCTTGATTGGTAGGGGAGAGGAGCCACTGAGACGATCACATTCAATGACAACAAGGAAACAGGGAAACCATCTGGCTCAAGGATTTACAGTAGGATATAAAAATGGTGGAAACATTAATACTTTCAACGGACATGGTATACTTCCTGGAACTAGCCCTGTAAAGAGCTCCAAAAGAATGGGTTTCAATAAGGATTTTCCTTTGCTTAGAGGTGAAGAGAGAAATGGAGGCCCAGACGTTGTAAGAATCTCATCTCCTGGTCGAAGTCCTACTGCTCAGAGCTTGTCAGTTGCTAATCCAGCCTTGATTATCGGGGAAGGTTGGACATCGGCTCTGGCAGAGGTTCCCAATGTTATTGAGAAGAGTGGTGGTGCTGAATCCCATGCTAATGTGGGTAATTCGGCTACCTTATCTGGACCAGCTTGTCGTAACATGGCTGAAGCATTGGTGCAGGCTCCAGGAAGAACTGGTACACCACCCCAG GCACAAACACTTGAGGACCGAGCTATTAGGCAATCTAGGCAGTTGATACCGGTTGTGCCTTCAGCACCAAAGGGCTCA GTTCATAACTCTTCTGATAAATCCAAGACCAAACCAATGTTTCGAAGTGGTGAAACCGGTCTTGCTTCTTCAAGAAATACCCAACAGCAGTCCTCTGTGATGCTCGGTAATATGCAGTCTAATCCTGGTAGTCAGATCAAGCCTGATACGACTAAGAAGCTGGTGATTCTCAAACCTGCTAGGGAAAATGGGGTAGTTGCTGGAGGTTCACCACCCAACAGCCGAGTTGCCGCTAGCCAGCCGACCACTGCCCCATCCACACAATTTACTGCTTCTGTGAGAAGCACAAATGGTCCAAGGGATCTCAGGGGAGCTTCTGTAAACATGTTAGCTGGAAAAGCCGCTGAAAAGAAACTTTCCTTGGCTCAAACTCAGAGCAGGCATGCATTTTACAGTGCTTTGAAGCAAAAAACATGTACGAACATCTCAACTGATCCATCAAAAACCAGCTCTTGCATCTTGTCTTCAGTGGAGGAACAGGCAAACAGTTCTAAGGAGCTTGTAGCTAGTGACCCTTCAAGTCCACAAGCTGCagaaagagatgaaatcaTGGAAAGTGTCGAGAAAGTTTCTAACGTTGCAGAAAGGATTAGTAGATTTGAATCGGCAGTCCGTCCAGATCCAAAAGAGGCTGCATTCCTTAAATCCCTTGGTTGGGATGAGAATGATAGCGACGAATACACCCACACAATGGAGGAGATGAGAGAATGGGTAAAGGACACAACAACACTCTTCCTtggtttcttttaa
- a CDS encoding F-box SKIP17-like protein translates to MVDTKSLMQASTCFTMFNKCAMDPLCYSHIDLTKAFKYVDDRVLHTLLNRSGKQLRSLKLGRVDAPGSVFRSSCLPPLIHYRNSASRSLKLGRDAPSPGCFFTRSCLDPLKLTGNLLTSLHIYFLGFMNMDSLLDSLSACSNLTDLKIVGVNVLLEPILELLARKCCLIEHLFLDNCYQGMITYPTIKLFVTNCLKITSLTLLDFRLNDAMAQILVTDVSSNNGLACDGDRRTSKPNFTLEKLKEERLDITFVADFSSIRPSY, encoded by the exons ATGGTTGATACAAAGTCCCTAATGCAAGCTTCTACATGCTTCACAATGTTCAATAAGTGTGCCATGGACCCTTTATGTTACTCTCATATTGACTTGACAAAAGCATTTAAATATGTTGATGACCGTGTTTTGCATACTTTGCTCAATCGTTCTGGAAAACAACTCAG ATCCCTTAAACTTGGTCGTGTTGATGCTCCCGGATCTGTGTTTAGAAGTTCTTGTCTTCCTCCATTAATACATTATAGGAATAGTGCGAGCAGATCCCTTAAACTTGGTCGTGATGCTCCTAGTCCTGGATGTTTTTTTACAAGATCTTGTCTTGATCCACTAAAACTTACGGG GAATCTTTTGACAAGTCTACACATTTACTTTCTTGGATTCATGAACATGGATTCCTTATTGGATTCATTGTCAGCCTGCTCGAATCTAACCGATTTGAAGATTGTTGGAGT GAATGTTTTGTTAGAGCCTATATTAGAGTTACTTGCGAGAAAGTGTTGCTTGATAGAGCATCTGTTCTTAGATAACTGTTATCAAG gcATGATAACATATCCAACCATCAAATTGTTTGTGACCAACTGCCTCAAGATAACTTCTCTAACACTCCTAGATTTTAGGCTAAATGACGCAATGGCCCAAATCCTTGTTACG GATGTATCAAGCAACAACGGTTTAGCTTGTGATGGTGATAGAAGAACTTCTAAACCAAA ttttactTTAGAGAagctgaaagaagaaagattggaTATCACATTTGTTGCGGATTTTTCCTCCATAAGACCAAG CTactag
- a CDS encoding F-box SKIP17-like protein: MVDTKSLMQASTCFTMFNKCAMDPLCYSHIDLTKAFKYVDDRVLHTLLNRSGKQLRSLKLGRVDAPGSVFRSSCLPPLIHYRNSASRSLKLGRDAPSPGCFFTRSCLDPLKLTGNLLTSLHIYFLGFMNMDSLLDSLSACSNLTDLKIVGVNVLLEPILELLARKCCLIEHLFLDNCYQGMITYPTIKLFVTNCLKITSLTLLDFRLNDAMAQILVTGFRILKYINLSNTAGITGSFLRNLGHRSNDSPLQTLILRDCFSLQEREVVEFLNSLIGETSDPLDTLMYQATTV; this comes from the exons ATGGTTGATACAAAGTCCCTAATGCAAGCTTCTACATGCTTCACAATGTTCAATAAGTGTGCCATGGACCCTTTATGTTACTCTCATATTGACTTGACAAAAGCATTTAAATATGTTGATGACCGTGTTTTGCATACTTTGCTCAATCGTTCTGGAAAACAACTCAG ATCCCTTAAACTTGGTCGTGTTGATGCTCCCGGATCTGTGTTTAGAAGTTCTTGTCTTCCTCCATTAATACATTATAGGAATAGTGCGAGCAGATCCCTTAAACTTGGTCGTGATGCTCCTAGTCCTGGATGTTTTTTTACAAGATCTTGTCTTGATCCACTAAAACTTACGGG GAATCTTTTGACAAGTCTACACATTTACTTTCTTGGATTCATGAACATGGATTCCTTATTGGATTCATTGTCAGCCTGCTCGAATCTAACCGATTTGAAGATTGTTGGAGT GAATGTTTTGTTAGAGCCTATATTAGAGTTACTTGCGAGAAAGTGTTGCTTGATAGAGCATCTGTTCTTAGATAACTGTTATCAAG gcATGATAACATATCCAACCATCAAATTGTTTGTGACCAACTGCCTCAAGATAACTTCTCTAACACTCCTAGATTTTAGGCTAAATGACGCAATGGCCCAAATCCTTGTTACG GGTTTTCGCATACTGAAATATATCAATCTATCCAACACAGCTGGAATCACTGGAAGCTTTTTGAG GAATTTGGGACATAGATCTAATGACAGTCCTCTACAGACACTAATACTACGtgattgtttttctcttcaagAG AGAGAAGTTGTGGAGTTTTTGAATTCACTAATCGGGGAAACGTCAGATCCATTAGATACATT GATGTATCAAGCAACAACGGTTTAG
- the MEKK1 gene encoding MAPK/ERK kinase kinase 1 (MAPK/ERK kinase kinase 1 (MEKK1); FUNCTIONS IN: protein binding, kinase binding, DNA binding, MAP kinase kinase kinase activity, kinase activity; INVOLVED IN: in 6 processes; LOCATED IN: nucleus; EXPRESSED IN: 24 plant structures; EXPRESSED DURING: 13 growth stages; CONTAINS InterPro DOMAIN/s: Protein kinase, ATP binding site (InterPro:IPR017441), Protein kinase, catalytic domain (InterPro:IPR000719), Serine/threonine-protein kinase domain (InterPro:IPR002290), Serine/threonine-protein kinase-like domain (InterPro:IPR017442), Protein kinase-like domain (InterPro:IPR011009), Serine/threonine-protein kinase, active site (InterPro:IPR008271); BEST Arabidopsis thaliana protein match is: mitogen-activated protein kinase kinase kinase 9 (TAIR:AT4G08480.1); Has 132336 Blast hits to 130259 proteins in 4567 species: Archae - 142; Bacteria - 14700; Metazoa - 49430; Fungi - 12971; Plants - 32949; Viruses - 685; Other Eukaryotes - 21459 (source: NCBI BLink).): MDRILARMKKSTGRRGGDKNITPVRRLERRDAARNINYDAASCSSSSAEDLSVSTSSLMTRSLEFPEPTSFRIGGGVGEMDRIYRSLGVSGPDDLAISFDAWEACKKRSSSDVVNRFKSFDLDKVRDQDLSEEGPSGVVVGSDSMNHKVQGQDLSEAGPSGGIVTELSEIGNLITPVDRLVADGVVENRRVMERTPTIVKSKGYLVPNNVVAVGVGVGGGIKGLRPPVLKPPPAMKRPPIDHRGSSWDFLTHFAPSETVKRPSSSSSSSEDGCDEEEGKEEEAEAEEMGARFIQLGDTADETCSFTTNEGDSSSTVSNTSPIYPDGGAIITSWQKGQLLGRGSFGSVYEGISGDGDFFAVKEVSLLDQGSQAQECIQQLEGEIKLLSQLQHQNIVRYRGTAKDGSNLYIFLELVTQGSLLKLYQRYQLRDSVVSLYTRQILDGLKYLHDKGFIHRDIKCANILVDANGAVKLADFGLAKVSKFNDIKSCKGTPFWMAPEVINRKDSDGYGSPADIWSLGCTVLEMCTGQIPYSDLEPVQALFRIGRGTLPEVPDTLSLDARLFILKCLKVNPEERPTAAELLNHPFVRRPLPSVGSGGSGSASPLLRR, from the exons ATGGACAGAATTCTAGCTCGTATGAAGAAATCAACTGGACGAAGAGGAGGAGATAAGAATATTACTCCGGTACGGCGGTTAGAGCGTCGCGATGCGGCGAGGAATATCAATTACGACGCAGCTTCATGTTCTAGTTCGTCAGCTGAAGATCTTTCCGTTTCGACTTCTTCGTTGATGACTCGCTCTTTGGAGTTTCCGGAGCCTACTAGTTTCCGAATCGGTGGTGGTGTTGGAGAGATGGATCGGATTTATCGGTCTCTTGGTGTTTCTGGTCCTGATGATTTGGCTATTTCTTTTGATGCTTGGGAAGCTTGTAAGAAACGTTCTTCTTCAGATGTTGTTAATAGGTTTAAGTCTTTTGATCTTGATAAGGTTCGTGATCAGGATTTGAGTGAAGAAGGTCCTAgtggtgttgttgttggttcTGATTCAATGAATCATAAGGTTCAGGGTCAGGATTTGAGTGAAGCAGGTCCTAGTGGTGGAATTGTTACTGAGTTGAGTGAGATTGGGAATTTAATCACTCCTGTGGATAGGTTAGTAGCTGATGGTGTGGTAGAGAATAGGCGTGTTATGGAAAGAACACCAACTATTGTGAAGTCGAAAGGGTATCTTGTACCAAATAATGTAGTGGCTGTTGGTGttggtgttggtggtggtATTAAGGGGCTAAGACCACCAGTACTTAAGCCTCCTCCGGCTATGAAACGACCCCCTATTGATCATCGGGGATCGTCTTGGGATTTCCTGACGCATTTCGCTCCAAGTGAAACAGTTAAGCGGCCgagttcctcttcttcttcttccgagGATGGATGCGATGAAGAGGAAGGCAAGGAAGAGGAAGCGGAAGCGGAAGAGATGGGAGCTAGGTTTATCCAGTTGGGGGATACGGCTGACGAGACGTGCTCATTCACTACAAATGAGGGTGACTCCTCAAGCACAGTATCCAATACTTCGCCTATCTATCCAGATGGAGGAGCTATCATAACGTCTTGGCAAAAGGGTCAACTTTTGGGACGAGGATCATTTGGTTCTGTGTATGAAGGCATTTCTGG AGATGGGGACTTCTTTGCTGTCAAGGAAGTTTCACTTCTTGATCAGGGAAGTCAGGCACAAGAATGCATACAACAACTTGAGGGG GAGATTAAACTACTTAGTCAGCTTCAGCATCAGAATATTGTGAGATATCGTGGCACAGCCAAG GATGGGTCAAACTTGTACATTTTTCTTGAGCTTGTAACCCAAGGGTCCCTTCTAAAACTCTACCAAAGATACCAGCTTCGGGACTCTGTAGTCTCCTTGTACACTAGACAGATTCTTGACGGTTTGAAATATCTCCACGATAAAGGTTTTATTCACAG GGACATCAAATGTGCAAATATATTGGTGGACGCTAATGGCGCCGTCAAACTTGCAGATTTTGGATTGGCAAAG gttTCAAAGTTTAACGACATTAAGTCCTGCAAGGGAACTCCATTTTGGATGGCTCCAGAG GTTATTAACCGAAAGGATAGTGATGGCTATGGAAGTCCAGCTGATATATGGAGCCTCGGGTGCACTGTGCTGGAAATGTGTACTGGTCAGATCCCCTACTCTGATCTCGAACCC GTTCAAGCCCTGTTTAGGATCGGAAGGGGTACTCTTCCGGAAGTACCTGATACGTTATCACTAGATGCTCGGCTTTTCATACTTAAGTGTCTTAAAGTGAACCCGGAAGAGCGGCCAACTGCAGCTGAACTGCTGAACCATCCATTTGTGAGAAGACCCTTACCATCCGTGGGTTCAGGAGGCTCGGGATCAGCATCTCCCCTTCTCCGTAGATGA
- a CDS encoding mediator of RNA polymerase II transcription subunit-like protein (unknown protein; LOCATED IN: chloroplast; BEST Arabidopsis thaliana protein match is: unknown protein (TAIR:AT1G36990.1); Has 888 Blast hits to 321 proteins in 121 species: Archae - 0; Bacteria - 120; Metazoa - 86; Fungi - 24; Plants - 79; Viruses - 0; Other Eukaryotes - 579 (source: NCBI BLink).): MEKREPSLVPEWLRSSGHGSGVGSSNSLSDSLRNSKNRNARSRSDADSVGSPFLDRSSSTNTRRGSSNGSTKHAYSSFNFNRSNRDKDRSREKDRMSYMDPWDNDSSMPFGTFLIGRGEEPLRRSHSMTTRKQGNHLAQGFTVGYKNGGNINTFNGHGILPGTSPVKSSKRMGFNKDFPLLRGEERNGGPDVVRISSPGRSPTAQSLSVANPALIIGEGWTSALAEVPNVIEKSGGAESHANVGNSATLSGPACRNMAEALVQAPGRTGTPPQAQTLEDRAIRQSRQLIPVVPSAPKGSVHNSSDKSKTKPMFRSGETGLASSRNTQQQSSVMLGNMQSNPGSQIKPDTTKKLVILKPARENGVVAGGSPPNSRVAASQPTTAPSTQFTASVRSTNGPRDLRGASVNMLAGKAAEKKLSLAQTQSRHAFYSALKQKTCTNISTDPSKTSSCILSSVEEQANSSKELVASDPSSPQAAERDEIMESVEKVSNVAERISRFESAVRPDPKEAAFLKSLGWDENDSDEYTHTMEEMREWCKKFKPSLLQKLPII, encoded by the exons ATGGAAAAACGCGAACCCTCTTTAGTTCCTGAATGGTTGAGAAGTTCAGGACATGGTTCTGGTGTTGGGAGTTCAAATTCTCTTTCAG ATTCTTTACGTAATAGCAAGAATAGGAATGCTAGGAGCAGAAGTGATGCTGATTCAGTTGGGTCTCCTTTTCTCGACCGGTCTTCTTCCACCAATACGAGGAGGGGATCTAGTAATGGGTCTACAAAACATGCATATAGTAGTTTCAACTTTAATAGGAGCAACAGAGATAAAGATCGGAGCAGGGAGAAGGATAGGATGAGCTACATGGATCCATGGGACAATGATAGTTCTATGCCTTTTGGAACCTTCTTGATTGGTAGGGGAGAGGAGCCACTGAGACGATCACATTCAATGACAACAAGGAAACAGGGAAACCATCTGGCTCAAGGATTTACAGTAGGATATAAAAATGGTGGAAACATTAATACTTTCAACGGACATGGTATACTTCCTGGAACTAGCCCTGTAAAGAGCTCCAAAAGAATGGGTTTCAATAAGGATTTTCCTTTGCTTAGAGGTGAAGAGAGAAATGGAGGCCCAGACGTTGTAAGAATCTCATCTCCTGGTCGAAGTCCTACTGCTCAGAGCTTGTCAGTTGCTAATCCAGCCTTGATTATCGGGGAAGGTTGGACATCGGCTCTGGCAGAGGTTCCCAATGTTATTGAGAAGAGTGGTGGTGCTGAATCCCATGCTAATGTGGGTAATTCGGCTACCTTATCTGGACCAGCTTGTCGTAACATGGCTGAAGCATTGGTGCAGGCTCCAGGAAGAACTGGTACACCACCCCAG GCACAAACACTTGAGGACCGAGCTATTAGGCAATCTAGGCAGTTGATACCGGTTGTGCCTTCAGCACCAAAGGGCTCA GTTCATAACTCTTCTGATAAATCCAAGACCAAACCAATGTTTCGAAGTGGTGAAACCGGTCTTGCTTCTTCAAGAAATACCCAACAGCAGTCCTCTGTGATGCTCGGTAATATGCAGTCTAATCCTGGTAGTCAGATCAAGCCTGATACGACTAAGAAGCTGGTGATTCTCAAACCTGCTAGGGAAAATGGGGTAGTTGCTGGAGGTTCACCACCCAACAGCCGAGTTGCCGCTAGCCAGCCGACCACTGCCCCATCCACACAATTTACTGCTTCTGTGAGAAGCACAAATGGTCCAAGGGATCTCAGGGGAGCTTCTGTAAACATGTTAGCTGGAAAAGCCGCTGAAAAGAAACTTTCCTTGGCTCAAACTCAGAGCAGGCATGCATTTTACAGTGCTTTGAAGCAAAAAACATGTACGAACATCTCAACTGATCCATCAAAAACCAGCTCTTGCATCTTGTCTTCAGTGGAGGAACAGGCAAACAGTTCTAAGGAGCTTGTAGCTAGTGACCCTTCAAGTCCACAAGCTGCagaaagagatgaaatcaTGGAAAGTGTCGAGAAAGTTTCTAACGTTGCAGAAAGGATTAGTAGATTTGAATCGGCAGTCCGTCCAGATCCAAAAGAGGCTGCATTCCTTAAATCCCTTGGTTGGGATGAGAATGATAGCGACGAATACACCCACACAATGGAGGAGATGAGAGAATGG TGCAAGAAGTTCAAGCCATCACTGCTGCAGAAGCTGCCTATCATATAA